GTTCTGGACGAATTTGCCGACAATGTTAACACTTTAGATTTTTTGAATAATCTTTAAATCGGATTGAAAATTATATCTCTATAATCTTTCATCGCTAATTTAATAACCTCTTTGGCCTCGTCTACACCATAATCGTGAGCTATTTCACAGTGTTTAGGCTCGTCAGGGAGGTTTTTATATGTTAAGAAGTAATGCTTTAGACGCTCTACCACATCTTTTGGCATGTCTTTAAGATCTTGGTATTCGCCATAAATATGGTCGCCTACTAGTACCGCTATAATCTTATCATCAGCCTCTCCTTTGTCTACTAAACACAGGCCACCTATTGGTCTTGCCTTTAATATAATATCGCCATGAGGGATATGGTGAGATGAAAGTACACAGATATCAAGTGGGTCACAGTCTCCGCCTGTAACGTTTTCTGCTCCATTTTTTCTAGCAAAATCAGCTACTCTATCGCCACAGTATGTTCTCGGTATAAAACCATACAAAGAAGGAACAATGTTAGAATACTTTTGAGGTCTGTCAATAGACAAATAGCCAGTCTCTTTATCTATCTCATATTTGATTGTATCAGACGGCACAATCTCTATAAAAGTGGTAACAATATTGGGAGCATCCTCGCCTATGGATATACCATGCCAAGGATGAGCTTTATATACAGGTTTCATTTCTTTCATGTTGTTAATGGCAGCAAAGATAATTAAATACCTTGGTCATATCTCAATATTGACCAATTAGCGAATGGAAATCAGGGTTCTAAAAAACATAGTTCCCTTATTTTCAAATCACTAAATAAAATCAACTTTTATTAATCTATCTGATTTATTCAGTCTTTTATTCGCTGTAAAGACTTCCTATGGAACGATTCCCATGTCAAATAGGACATAATAATGTAGAGGCCCTAGAAGTCAAGCAATCACCAAAAACTAGATTAACTAATCAAATCAATTATACTTTTCATAATTTATTCGACTACAAAAGATTCGGCATAAAACGCAGCCCAAGCAAAAGCATAACCTATGTAGTTTTCAGGAATTTGAAGTTTTTGACCCTTCCTTTCACCCTCTAAGGCTTCACCAAAAACACTCCAGACGTTTCCTTCCTTATCTCTAAAAAGTGTTCCTGAAGCTTTACCAAGTAGTACTTCATCAATTTCTACCTTTACACCGTCAAGAGTTTTGGCTTTAAAAGCAAACATATAGTTGTCTACTAAAGAACCAAAGACATAAATATCATCGCCACCTACAGACCTAGTTCTGAAACCAGTTTCCTCAGCAAAAGCATTAAATCTACTATAAGCAACAACTCCATTATTTCGTATACCTAAAATACGTTCTTTATTCGGAATGTTCTTCAGTTTATAAGGTACTGAATACAATAGATATTCATCATTTGTTTTATAATTTCCGTAGGGGTATTTGTCGTAATTTCTACCCAAATTTTCGCTTACGCTCATCACTTTAGAATCTGGATACCATTTTTTCCATGTAGCCCAAGTGGTTTCGATTAATTGATTAAACTCATTTTCTTTACCTCTTTGTTCTCCATTCACCGATTTCAACATCATTTGTGGCCAATTAGAACCTGTTTCTCTATCGTAAAGAATCAGATTGGAATTAAATAACAGGCCAGACACTCCAAAAGTGGTTAATTTATTATCAATGTTTCTGTTATATAAAATGCCAGTTCCTGTTAAAGGACAATAGGAAATGGAATAGCTAAAATCTTCAATACCGTGATTTACAATTTCATGATAGTCAAGAATTTTATGAGGATATGCTATAGCAGTGTTACCATATTTAATTCCTAAAACCAGTTCTTCATCTTTAAGAAAAGTAGCTGCGTCTCCTTCCACCACAACAGGTGCATCAATAGAACGAATGCCATCCTTCCCTACTCCTCCATCCTTTACTTGAGCAAAAGGGATATCCCATTCCTCATTTAAATTACTACTTGAATTTACCGTACCAACCTTAGGTTCTACATTCTTATTACACCCTGAAATAAGTACAGCAAGGCCTATGAAAAACACTTTACTTTTGGTCATCATTTTTTCTTCTTATATTCTAAAACACTATAAAGACTTAAGTTTATTCTATATGTCGGTACATTTTGAAGCCCTGAAACCGAGACTAATAAAGGTATATCTGTGGCTAAATTGATAGATGTTTTGTTAGGCGAAATCCAATGCGACAAATTAGCTGTTCCTAATATCCAATGTCCGCCCGTACTACCAACAATCTGCTTATTTATCTTATTTGAATTTACATTCCTTAGCCTAGCACCAACACCCACATTCCAAAGGCTTTTAAAAGCCAGGCCTTGTGCATTTACACCAACCGTGATTTGCTGCTCATCCCCAAACTTATAGGCCAAATTTGGCTGGTAATCTTGATTGACTCCTTTATGACTTAGAATTACATTAGAATAGAAATTAATATTTTTCCGACTACCAAAGGGGCTTATAAATCGTAATAAGGAAAAGACATCCCAAGCACCTGTTCCTGGTTGCATATCGGCATTAAGAACAATACCTTGACTGTTTTTATTAGTAATACTTCCCGTAGGTGCTTTCAAGCCTATTCCACCTGAAAACGAAACATTTGACAATGGTTTTAGAAAATTATAGCTAATCAAAGTGCTTACATCGCCTAATCCACTTGTAGACACAAAATCCTCATTTACAAATTGAACAATTCTTCTTGATTGTTTTATGTAAGGAATAAGCACTTCCATAGACCATTTAGGAGATAAACCAATGCCTAATTGCAACATAGTTGTCTGTGTCACACGTGTTCGCGAATCATCATCTATTCTTTCTTTGTCCTGAACTATAGTACTCAGGTTATTATAATCATAAGACAAATTAAACTGAATTGCATTTTTGCTGATAATCGGTAAACCGAGAGAATTTGAAATAGGTACTCCGCCTGAACAGCACGTTTGAGCATTCGTTTCAAAGGAATACAAAAATAGACCAACAATAAAACAGTAAAATATCTGCATTTAAGTCATTATTTAAATGAGTTACGAAATCTGCAGTGCAAGGGTTTGGTTTATAGTGTGTAAGCCTATTTAATCAATTGGACTTATGGTCTTCCATGTTATTAACTAGCTCTTCTTGTTTTGATATCCTTAGAATACCTGAAGCATTTAAAGGAAAATGTAATGGTTTGGACTAATTGTTTTTTCTGCTTAATTCAGGTTCCATAAGTGGGGCTATTTAGACTACAGACCTATTTGTTCTGATTGAGTTTACATGATGATATGTAAGCCTATAGCTCTCTATTATGCATAAACAATAAAATCATGATTAAAATAAAAACACCTTTGCTGAAATTATCGTAATTACTTTTGACCACTATAAAATCAACAAGTATGAAAACACTTCTTCAAACGCCCACTGGGAATAAACTGCTAAGTCACGAGTTTTACAGCAAACTAGACTTTAAAGCTATTCCTTGTGATGATTACGACCTATTGACCGATGGGAAAACTATAATTGAAATAAACCCAGACAATTTTGCCAGAGCTGGCCTTAAACTCTTTAAACCAAACTGGTCTAAAGAAGTTAAACTTTTGAAAAATGAGTTTAAAGTTCATGAACTAGAGGACGGCTATATGCTCGCTAGCCCTTCTGGTATGTGGGTGTATTTGATAGAAAAACGAATAGAACAACCCGAAATAAATCACTTCACGCCGTCCTTATTAGGCAATAATGCAGGTTTATCCTTAGAAAGTCCGGATATGCTTCGTTCGGAAACACTATTCAAGATTATTGGGTTTCAAAAAACTGAAGGAGAGGAGAATCAAAGCTGGATAAGCCTTAAGAATGAGAATTCTTTCAACATCAGTATCATGAAGCCTTTCAGCTGTCCTCATTTATTCTTTAATCCTTCGTTGACATTTTTTAACGGAATCCGAAACGCTGAAATAATCAGTAAAATAAGACGTCTTCATATTCCTATAACTCAAGAAGTTACAGCTTTTAATGCTTCAGGAAAAGTGGAGAACATCATAATAAGAGACCCAGGTGGACTAGCTTTCTTTATTTATAATGATTGACAGTATTTATTCAAAAATGCCGGTCTCGGCACCATCAAAGCTTTTGGTATTCTTTTCTTTCCAATAGTCTCTGATTCCGTCTCGGCCTTTATTCTCGGTCCATTTTTCCAGCACATCCCGATCTTCTTTAAAGTCCATAAATGGTATGGAATATCCGCAGGAAGTTTGGACCGTTTCTACTTCAATTTCGTAAACCTGTCTGGCTCCATTACTATGAGGGAACATGCCATTAAGTTCTTCCCATTCAGTATCTCTTTCATGATATGCCTTAGCAGTGCCATAGCAGCGAAGTATCATAGGTTTGCCTTCAAAGGCACACCACATAAGCGTAATTCTATTAACCTTTTTTATGTGTGCGGCTGTTTCATTTCCACTTCCTGTAAGGTTTCTCCAGAGTATTTTATTAGGACCAATAACCCTCATAGAGTCCCTTCCCTTAGGTGACACATTAACTTTTCCGTCTTCCATGGCAGTACCCACAAAAAAGATATGCTGGGCTTCTATGAACTTCTTAAGGTCTTCTGAGATTTCTGGATGAATTTTAGCCATGACTGATTTAAATGAGTTTGATAAACAAAATTAGACCATAGCCCTTCCGAAACCAATATTAATCACTTAGCTTTTAGAAAAAGCCAGTTTAGCTCCGAGAGCTAAAAAGATACCTCCTGTGCTTTTATCAAGCCAGTATTTGATTTTAGGGTTTTCTCTAAACTTGTTAGAAAGTCTTGCCGCAAAAATAGCTACGCCAATGCACCAAATAGCTCCAGTAAAAAGGAAAGTAAAACCTAGAATAAGAAAAGGAATGGCATTTTCAGCATATTCTGGATTGATAAATTGAGGTAAAAAAGCTAAGAAAAATAAAGCCACTTTAGGGTTTAGTAAATCTGTAAGAACACCAGACCAAAATATTTTTTTTAAGCTTTCTGTTTTTATTGCAGTCTCTGTTTCTCCCAATTTAGCACCTTTTGAAAACAGTAGTTTTAGGCCTAAAAAGATAAGATAAGCTGCTCCTAAGTATTTAACTATTGAAAAGGCTAAAGCCGACTTTGCCAATAAAATGGACAAACCAAAAGCCGCCATAATGCAGTGAATTAAAGCACCACCTAAAATACCTAGAGCAGAATAAATTCCAGATTTTCTTCCTTGAGAAATACTTCTACCAAGAATAAACATGGTATCTGCCCCTGGAGCAACATTGACCAACATTCCACTTAATACAAAAGCTCCAAAATTTATAATTCCAAACATGGTAAACTGGTTTTACAATGGAAGTAAGCCAATGAAAGCATAGCCTCCAAAACGACCAGAACACATACTTAGAAATGTTCAAGAAATGCTTTATAAATTTATTAAGTCCGTTTGGTATCAACCCAAAATGCTATACCGGCCAAAACAAAATAGGCCAATAAAGCAGAGATAGCCACAGACACAAGATTGTCGTCACTAGGTAAGACATAGAAGTTTAGAAAATTTACAAGCAACAGAAACCCTACAAAACCTATAGCAGCATATTTCCCTACGCCTGATTTTGCCGTTGTTTTTTTGAGATAATAAACTAAGCTAATAATTAACAATACCGCTTCTAAAGCAAAGGTAAGTCCCTTGTATTGCCATAGGCCAAAACCCAATTTAGGGTCTCCGTTAATGATTGGCAAGTCTGGTGTGTGAACTAATAGGTCTGCAAACCAATGCGACATTACTCCAAGCCCCATCACCAAAGCGATGCTCTTTTTGTCCGCTTTGTTTTTAGCAAAAATGAAATAATAGAGTGCATAAAACACCGCTGACCACAAAAAAGAACCTAACAAGCCGTGCGTGAAAGGCATATATTCTAGGTCAAAATTATTAACAGCGGTAAAGTTTTCTACCAAGTTAAGCCGCTCAATTCCCAAGAGTGTAAATGGAAAAAATAGTATGTCTACAAATTGCGTTGCAATAAATAGCATGCCTAAAGAAGCCGACTTCTCTTTTCCTTTCAAAGCAAAAGCAGCGGCATAATGACCTACGAACATAGTAATTAGGGTTTATTTAATAGTACTGAAGATACAATCTTACATGATAAATAAAGAAAGTTTTAAAGAAAAGTATCTAAAATACGCAAAAGGCTATTCATCAAAGAGAATACTCTTCTTTAAGCCACCATCATTTTCTCATTAAAAAGTCTGAGTTCAAAATGGGCTAAAGTAGTATCTCCTCTTAGCTTCTGACCTAGGTTTATTATTTGCATATAAGTTTCCCTACATACAATTTTAGTCCATGCTAAGATATCCTCTGCAGGAATTCCCATGGTTTTCTGTATTGACCTATCAATGGGGAAATGTGGTGGTTCTTTTATCTCTCCTAAACACCAGACATATTTCAAGTACAGATTTAGAAATTTTTGAGCAATGCCAAAAGCTGGAACGTTTTCATCCAGAACACCTGACTTCCTAAAGAAAGAAGCTAATTGTTCAATATTTTCAAGATGTTTTTCTGAGGAAACTACTTTCTTGTAATGTTTCGCTTCTAAGGCCATTACAAAGTTCTTCAATTGACTTTCAAAGAAGTCAATATCACCTACGAATAGGTCGTCTCTATATATCTTAACTCGCTGATATGCTCCAGCAATAGTTAAAGACCAAACCTCACTTTTGATGAATGTGTTTTCCATGATATTAATGGCATATTAGAACCATCTCCAAACTAAAAATATCTAACAAAAACCATTACAGCAACTATTATTTCAAAATATTACATAAATCGAAATAATATATCACTAAAGCGAACTACAGTAGAATTATTCCATCTGCATAAATAGAAAAAGGGTTTCAATCTTTTACAAGAATGAAACCCTTTTTAAACAAAAAACTATAATCAGCTTTTCAGCTTGCTCAAGCCCCAACCAATTCCAAAGATTAATAGCGTACCGAAAACTACCACCCAATTAGAGTGAATTATAGGAGCTATTCCGAAGAAAGGTAATAGACTGGTAAAAAGTATAAATACCAATCCAGCGGCTACGGCAATTAGAGCTGTTCTAGGTGTAATGTTTTTTATCAAAAGTCCTAATAAGAACAAGCCTAAAATACCACCACTAAATATAGATGCCAAAGCCCACCAGGTATCTAGAGCACTAGTTACGCCATTAAATGCTAAAGCTACCACAATACTCAGTAAGCCCATCACGAGTGAAGAAAGCCTTAAAAAGCCAATGGATGCTTTTTCCGAAACTGTGGTTTTGCTGAATTTTCTATAATAATCAGAAAGTAAAACCGTAGCTGAACTATTAATACTGGTACTCACAGTACTCATTCCTGCGGAGAATATAGCGGCAATCAACAGTCCAGTCAAACCTACTGGAAGTTCGTTCACGATAAAGTGCGGAAACACTTTATCGGAGGCCATTCCGGCCGGCAGTAGTTCAGGGAAAGATTGATAATAAACCCATAAGGCGGTTCCTATCATAAAAAACATAATAGAAACAGGCACATAAAGTAAACTACCTAACCACACTGATTTTGCAGCATCTTTATCTGTTTTCGCTCCTAAATATCGTTGAATGTAACTTTGGTCTGCTCCAAAATTCTGTAGATTAATGAAGAAACCATAAATTAAGATTAACCAGAAAGACGGCTCTGTGAGACTAATGCCTAATTCGCCGAGACTAAACTTCTTTTGTTCAGATGCCACTTCTATAAAACCTCCGAAACCACCAGGAATGTCAATAATGAGCACCACTAAACAAATAATAGCTCCAACTATCAGCACTATTCCCTGAATTGCATCTGTCCAGACCACTGCTTCTATACCACCTAGTGTAGCATAAACCATCACCAAAATTCCTGTAAAAATGATAATACTTGGAATACTCCAACCCATTAAGGTGTGCATTGGCAAAGCCAAAAGGTAAAGTATAGCACCCATTCTGGCCAACTGTGTTAATAAATAACACGCTGAAGCATAAATTCTGGCCCATGCTCCAAACCGCTGCTCCATAAAAAAGTAAGCCGATTCGCTGTCTAATTTCCTATAAAGCGGCACGAAGAATTTAACAGCAATAAATGCTGCCAAGGGAATACTCAAACTAAACACCAAACCATTCCAATCTTTCAAGAAAGCATTGCCTGGTAAGGCTAAAAAGCTAATACTACTTACATAAGTGGCAAAAACGGACATGCCCAAAGTCCAAGTGGGCAGCCTACCTTCTCCAGTAGTAAACCCTTTGGCACTCCTTTTTTTCTTATAAAAAGACAGTCCAAATGCTAATACCATCAGTAGGTAAACGCCAAAAATTATAAGATCTATCGAGTTTGTTTTCATGTCCAGTCATTTAAAACTATTCTCAATCTTTCCATATCGGCACTTCCTAAGCTTTTTAAAGGAGGAGCCAGTGTAGGCTCACATAATCCTTTGACAGACATTGCAGCTTTTAAGCCTTGCAAATAGCTGTTCGGGTTATCGGTCAAATTGTACACGGCAGCACTAAATGCCTTGATCTTCGTTTGTAATTCTTCCACTTGAGCTAAATCGCCTTTTTCAAAAGCATTAAAAAGCTCTACATAAAACTCAGGAAAAATATTTGAACCTCCATTTACACCACCTTTAGCTCCTAATCTTAACGCTTCTGCTAGTTCTTCCTCAGGCCCAACATATAGACTAAAACCGGGCTCATCCACTAATTCACTGACAGCCTTAAAGTAATTCATGTCTCCAGAACTGTCTTTTAGCCCTATAATATTCGGGTGTTTTGCTAAAATATTGACCGTTTCGGGTGCAATGTGAATTTTAGTCATACCTGGCATATTATACATGTAAAGCGGCAATTTTACTCCATCAGCTATACGTTGAAAGTAACTAACTATCTCATCTTGGTTTAGGGTAAAATAGAAAGGTAAAGTAGCAACCACGGCATCTGCATGACAAGTAGTGGCCATCTCGGCCAATTTAAACGAATCATCAAGACACGAAGAGGTAATACTAATTAAAACGGCTACTCTACCATTGACAACTTTAGAAACTTTCTTAATTAGATCTAATTGAAAATTTAAACTGAAGCTGGCAAACTCACCCGTAGTTCCTAAAGGAAATATGGCGTGAACGCCACCATCAATGGCGTGATTAATAATCTTTGCTAAAGCCTCTTCATCTAATGAAAAATCTGATTTTAAGGGTGTAACAAGTGGTGTGATAATACCTGATAGTTCTGAATTTAATTTGTCTGACATTATATTAATCTAATAATTTTGGGTTGACTACGGCGTATCTTACTTTCTCACGGTTATAGGTATATGTAAGATGTACCATACCGTCTTCCGATTGAATAATAGCTGGATAAGAGAATTCACCTTTCTGCGTTTCTAAAGTCAAAACAGGTTTCCAGTTTTTGCCATCTGAAGAAATAGCCAACTGCAAAGGAGAACGTGGGCCTCCCCATTTTCCTGGGTAATTTACGGTTGGGTTATAAATCAATAATTGACGTCCGTCTTTTAAAGTTACAGCGTCAGTACCTGAGTTTGGATTTGGAACATTGGTTATTTCAATATCAGACCACGTCTTGCCATTGTCAGAAGACCATAAACTCATAAGTCTGTTTTCTTTACTTCTACAAATCATTTGTAGTCTACCATCTGGATATGTCAAAATACTAGGCTGAATAGCGTTAGTTTTAACACCATCATTCAATGGGCCAGAAATAGACCATGTTTTACCCCAATCTGTAGTTTCTTCCACATATACCTGCCAGTGGTCTACACCATCAATTTCAACTTCTTTAGAAGTTGGACATAACAAACGACCATCAGAAAGAAGTACTGGCTTGTTTTTAATAGGTCCAAAAATATCTTCTGGTAACCTTCTAGCCTCAGACCATGTTACGCCGCCATCATTACTTTCTACCATTTCTCCCCAC
This sequence is a window from Arcticibacterium luteifluviistationis. Protein-coding genes within it:
- a CDS encoding pyridoxamine 5'-phosphate oxidase family protein, with amino-acid sequence MAKIHPEISEDLKKFIEAQHIFFVGTAMEDGKVNVSPKGRDSMRVIGPNKILWRNLTGSGNETAAHIKKVNRITLMWCAFEGKPMILRCYGTAKAYHERDTEWEELNGMFPHSNGARQVYEIEVETVQTSCGYSIPFMDFKEDRDVLEKWTENKGRDGIRDYWKEKNTKSFDGAETGIFE
- a CDS encoding dihydrodipicolinate synthase family protein, whose protein sequence is MSDKLNSELSGIITPLVTPLKSDFSLDEEALAKIINHAIDGGVHAIFPLGTTGEFASFSLNFQLDLIKKVSKVVNGRVAVLISITSSCLDDSFKLAEMATTCHADAVVATLPFYFTLNQDEIVSYFQRIADGVKLPLYMYNMPGMTKIHIAPETVNILAKHPNIIGLKDSSGDMNYFKAVSELVDEPGFSLYVGPEEELAEALRLGAKGGVNGGSNIFPEFYVELFNAFEKGDLAQVEELQTKIKAFSAAVYNLTDNPNSYLQGLKAAMSVKGLCEPTLAPPLKSLGSADMERLRIVLNDWT
- a CDS encoding inorganic pyrophosphatase encodes the protein MKPVYKAHPWHGISIGEDAPNIVTTFIEIVPSDTIKYEIDKETGYLSIDRPQKYSNIVPSLYGFIPRTYCGDRVADFARKNGAENVTGGDCDPLDICVLSSHHIPHGDIILKARPIGGLCLVDKGEADDKIIAVLVGDHIYGEYQDLKDMPKDVVERLKHYFLTYKNLPDEPKHCEIAHDYGVDEAKEVIKLAMKDYRDIIFNPI
- a CDS encoding sodium:solute symporter encodes the protein MKTNSIDLIIFGVYLLMVLAFGLSFYKKKRSAKGFTTGEGRLPTWTLGMSVFATYVSSISFLALPGNAFLKDWNGLVFSLSIPLAAFIAVKFFVPLYRKLDSESAYFFMEQRFGAWARIYASACYLLTQLARMGAILYLLALPMHTLMGWSIPSIIIFTGILVMVYATLGGIEAVVWTDAIQGIVLIVGAIICLVVLIIDIPGGFGGFIEVASEQKKFSLGELGISLTEPSFWLILIYGFFINLQNFGADQSYIQRYLGAKTDKDAAKSVWLGSLLYVPVSIMFFMIGTALWVYYQSFPELLPAGMASDKVFPHFIVNELPVGLTGLLIAAIFSAGMSTVSTSINSSATVLLSDYYRKFSKTTVSEKASIGFLRLSSLVMGLLSIVVALAFNGVTSALDTWWALASIFSGGILGLFLLGLLIKNITPRTALIAVAAGLVFILFTSLLPFFGIAPIIHSNWVVVFGTLLIFGIGWGLSKLKS
- a CDS encoding DUF3179 domain-containing protein, which encodes MMTKSKVFFIGLAVLISGCNKNVEPKVGTVNSSSNLNEEWDIPFAQVKDGGVGKDGIRSIDAPVVVEGDAATFLKDEELVLGIKYGNTAIAYPHKILDYHEIVNHGIEDFSYSISYCPLTGTGILYNRNIDNKLTTFGVSGLLFNSNLILYDRETGSNWPQMMLKSVNGEQRGKENEFNQLIETTWATWKKWYPDSKVMSVSENLGRNYDKYPYGNYKTNDEYLLYSVPYKLKNIPNKERILGIRNNGVVAYSRFNAFAEETGFRTRSVGGDDIYVFGSLVDNYMFAFKAKTLDGVKVEIDEVLLGKASGTLFRDKEGNVWSVFGEALEGERKGQKLQIPENYIGYAFAWAAFYAESFVVE
- a CDS encoding LysE family translocator — translated: MFGIINFGAFVLSGMLVNVAPGADTMFILGRSISQGRKSGIYSALGILGGALIHCIMAAFGLSILLAKSALAFSIVKYLGAAYLIFLGLKLLFSKGAKLGETETAIKTESLKKIFWSGVLTDLLNPKVALFFLAFLPQFINPEYAENAIPFLILGFTFLFTGAIWCIGVAIFAARLSNKFRENPKIKYWLDKSTGGIFLALGAKLAFSKS
- a CDS encoding sialidase family protein, translating into MKTKLFALVLFCSVAFYTQAQKSALLKSEFIYEEAPFPSCHASTVVETPTGIVASWFGGTDERDKDVEIYVSRLVNDKWTDPVSVATGIQHSTKRYPTWNPVLYQAPNGPLLLFFKVGPTPRTWWGEMVESNDGGVTWSEARRLPEDIFGPIKNKPVLLSDGRLLCPTSKEVEIDGVDHWQVYVEETTDWGKTWSISGPLNDGVKTNAIQPSILTYPDGRLQMICRSKENRLMSLWSSDNGKTWSDIEITNVPNPNSGTDAVTLKDGRQLLIYNPTVNYPGKWGGPRSPLQLAISSDGKNWKPVLTLETQKGEFSYPAIIQSEDGMVHLTYTYNREKVRYAVVNPKLLD